One Ctenopharyngodon idella isolate HZGC_01 chromosome 9, HZGC01, whole genome shotgun sequence DNA window includes the following coding sequences:
- the dhrs12 gene encoding dehydrogenase/reductase SDR family member 12, which yields MSFYRNTVWLLKGLQEYTKGGYEAAERRFSAADLEVSVSGRSFIITGANSGIGKAAACEIAKRGGTVHLVCRNKDRAEDARKEIVEQSKNENVHIHLVDMSNPRKVWEFANGFSRKHNLHALINNAGCMVNQRELTEDGLEKNFATNTLGTYILTTALIPTLKKSENPRVITVSSGGMLVQKLNVEDLQFERDSFDGTMAYAQNKRQQVIMTEQWAAQHKEIHFSSMHPGWADTPAVRSSMPDFYEKMKNKLRTEAQGADTVVWLAISDAASRQPSGLFFQDRKAVSTHLPLAFSRSSPAEEQKLMSKLEELAVKFKC from the exons ATGTCTTTCTACCGAAACACAGTTTGGCTCCTGAAGGGTCTACAGGAATATACGAA GGGCGGTTATGAAGCAGCAGAAAGGCGCTTCAGCGCGGCGGATCTAGAGGTGAGTGTGAGCGGCCGCTCGTTCATCATCACCGGAGCGAACAGCGGCATCGGTAAAGCCGCCGCCTGCGAAATCGCAAAGAGAG GTGGGACAGTACATCTGGTGTGCAGAAATAAAGATCGTGCGGAGGATGCAAGAAAAGAGATCGTGGAGCAAAGTAAAAATGAG AATGTCCATATTCACCTAGTTGACATGTCCAACCCCAGGAAAGTGTGGGAGTTTGCCAATGGATTCTCTCGGAAACACAATCTACATGCTTTG ATCAATAATGCGGGTTGCATGGTCAATCAAAGAGAACTGACTGAGGATGGTCTGGAGAAAAACTTTGCAACAAACACACTTG GGACTTATATACTGACGACAGCACTGATTCCCACACTGAAGAAGTCAGAGAATCCCAGAGTG aTCACCGTGTCATCTGGTGGGATGCTGGTTCAGAAGTTGAATGTGGAGGACCTTCAGTTTGAGAGAGACTCTTTTGATGGCACTATGGCTTATGCACAGAACAAG AGGCAACAGGTGATCATGACAGAGCAATGGGCAGCTCAGCACAAAGAAATCCACTTCTCATCCATGCACCCCGGCTGGGCAGACACCCCAG CGGTACGGTCATCCATGCCAGATTTCtatgagaaaatgaagaatAAGCTCCGTACTGAAGCTCAGGGCGCTGACACAGTGGTGTGGCTGGCCATATCGGATGCTGCCAGCCGACAGCCCAGTGGCCTCTTCTTCCAAG ACAGAAAAGCGGTTTCTACGCATCTGCCGCTGGCCTTCTCCAGGTCTTCTCCAGCTGAAGAACAGAAGCTGATGAGCAAGCTTGAGGAGCTCGCTGTGAAATTCAAGTGTTAA
- the ints6 gene encoding integrator complex subunit 6, which produces MPVLLFLIDTSASMNQRSHLGTSYLDIAKGAVETFLKLRSRDPASRGDRYMLVSFEEAPAGIKAGWKDSHATFMTELRNLQAVGLTSIGQSLRTAFDLLNLNRLVSGIDNYGQGRNPFFLEPAIILAITDGSKLTSSSGVQDELHLPLTTPLPGSELTKEPFRWDQRLFSLVLRIPGHASSDPEPMGGVPLDSSPITPMCEVTGGRSYSVFSQRMLNQCLESLVQKIQSGVVINFEKTGPDPPPTEDGPTEIKYGPQSWHSCHKLIYVRPNPKTGVPVGHWPIPESFWPDQNSPTLPPRAAHPQVKFSCVDSEPMVVDKVPFDKYELEPSPLTQYILERKSPHTCWQVFVCNSAKYGELGQPFGYLKASTALTCVNLFVMPYNYPVVLPLLDDLITVHKFKPPAKWRQSFENYLKTMPPYYITALRKALRMMGAPNLLADNMEYGLSYSVVSYLKKLSQQTKVEADRVCASIGKKTVPEGGIKLRCRSSALSLAHRKDFTQLLHSIMGDGPALPMEANTKEFAGFQLAALNKALKPQGLRNPYDIPRAHLLDQLSRMRRNLLHASICILKGQDQDQLHSVPIAQMGNYQDYLKHCPAPLREADPDQPKRLHTFGNPFKLDKKAMMVDEADEFVTGTQGKGKRPGESSSPAGVGAPKRRRCMSPLLRPGRAYTPPKTPPRTPDNDQTELDNHITNHLESNNNLDKESSPVPESEPIQQRNHLQLNENENQQDGVQENGQSSESELSLGSEGEEEAPRRYPSPCQLKKIRNEESQELNSELRVLITKEIRKPGRRYEKIFYLLKQIQGSLETRLIFLQSIIKEAARFKKRVLIEQLENFLEEIHLRTNSMNHLDGF; this is translated from the exons ATGCCCGTGTTACTTTTTCTGATAGATACGTCCGCCTCCATGAACCAGCGCTCCCATCTGGGCACTAGCTATCTGGACATAGCGAAGGGCGCAGTTGAGACTTTCCTGAAG CTGAGGAGCAGAGATCCGGCCAGCAGGGGAGACAGATACATGTTAGTGAGTTTTGAGGAAGCACCGGCTGGAATCAAG gctggatggAAGGACAGTCATGCCACTTTTATGACCGAGCTGAGGAACCTGCAAGCAGTTGGATTGACATCGATCGGCCAGTCTTTAAGGACCGCTTTTGATTTGCTCAATCTCAATAGATTAGTTTCGGGGATAGACAACTATGGACAG GGTAGAAACCCTTTTTTCTTGGAGCCTGCTATCATTTTGGCCATAACTGATGGCAGCAAGCTGACCAGCAGTTCTGGGGTGCAAGATGAG TTACATTTACCCCTGACAACACCATTGCCTGGCAGTGAGCTGACCAAAGAGCCTTTCAGATGGGACCAGCGACTCTTCTCTTTAGTGCTCCGCATTCCAGGCCATGCCTCTTCTGATCCTGAACCAATGGGTGGAGTTCCACTTGACTCCTCCCCTATTACACCCATGTGTGAGGTCACTGGAG GCCGCTCGTACAGCGTGTTTTCCCAGAGAATGCTAAACCAGTGTCTGGAGTCTCTGGTGCAGAAGATCCAGAGTGGTGTGGTCATCAATTTTGAGAAGACGGGACCTGATCCTCCACCTACTGAAG ATGGTCCAACAGAGATAAAGTATGGACCTCAATCATGGCACAGCTGTCATAAGTTGATCTATGTTAGACCCAACCCTAAAACTGGTGTTCCTGTTGGCCATTGGCCTATCCCGGAGTCCTTTTGGCCTGACCAGAACTCTCCTACTTTG CCTCCACGTGCAGCTCACCCACAAGTAAAGTTTTCATGTGTGGATTCAGAGCCCATGGTGGTTGATAAAGTGCCCTTTGACAAGTACGAGCTAGAGCCTTCCCCACTTACTCAGTATATACTGGAGAGGAAATCACCGCACACCTGCTGGCAG GTTTTTGTGTGTAATAGTGCTAAATACGGGGAACTCGGGCAGCCGTTTGGTTATCTGAAGGCCAGCACAGCTCTCACCTGTGTCAACCTGTTTGTCATGCCCTATAACTACCCTGTGGTGCTGCCTTTGCTTG ATGACTTGATTACTGTGCATAAGTTCAAGCCTCCAGCGAAGTGGCGACAATCTTTTGAAAACTATCTTAAAACAATGCCGCCCTACTACATCACT GCCCTGCGGAAAGCATTAAGAATGATGGGAGCTCCAAACCTGTTGGCTGACAACATGGAGTATGGCCTCAGCTACAGTGTTGTGTCCTATCTCAAAAAGCTCAGTCAGCAG ACGAAGGTCGAGGCAGACAGAGTTTGTGCGTCAATAGGGAAAAAGACGGTTCCGGAAGGTGGGATTAAACTTCGCTGCAGAAGCTCCGCCCTCTCTCTAGCACACAGGAAGGATTTCACACAACTGCTGCATAGTATCATGGGAGATGGGCCAGCTCTACCAATGGAGGCAAACACCAAGGAGTTTGCTGGCTTTCAACTAGCTGCTCTGAATAAA GCATTAAAACCACAAGGATTGCGGAACCCCTATGATATCCCAAGAGCTCATCTGCTGGACCAGCTGAGTCGCATGAGGCGGAACCTTCTGCACGCTAGCATCTGCATTCTGAAAGGACAAGATCAAG ATCAGCTTCACAGTGTGCCTATAGCTCAGATGGGCAACTATCAGGACTACTTGAAGCATTGCCCGGCCCCTCTGAGAGAGGCAGACCCCGATCAGCCTAAACGTCTGCACACCTTTGGTAACCCCTTCAAATTGGACAAGAAG GCGATGATGGTGGACGAGGCAGATGAATTTGTTACTGGCACTCAAGGCAAAGGAAAACGTCCTGGAGAGTCCAGCAGTCCTGCTGGGGTTGGGGCCCCCAAACGCAGGCGCTGCATGTCTCCACTGCTTCGGCCGGGACGGGCATATACACCTCCCAAAACACCACCCAGAA CACCAGATAATGATCAAACAGAATTGGATAACCACATCACCAACCATCTTGAGTCAAACAATAACTTGGACAAGGAGTCGAGTCCTGTGCCAGAGTCTGAACCGATTCAGCAAAGGAACCACCTTCAGTTAAATGAGAATGAGAACCAGCAGGACGGAGTGCAGGAGAACGGCCAGTCCAGCGAGAGTGAGCTCTCTCTGGGCAGTGAGGGTGAAGAGGAGGCCCCGCGTCGCTACCCTTCCCCCTGCCAgctgaaaaaaatcagaaacGAAGAGAGCCAGGAGCTGAACTCTGAACTCCGAGTGCTCATCACCAAGGAGATAAGGAAACCTGGAAGAC GTTATGAGAAAATCTTCTACCTCCTCAAGCAAATCCAGGGCAGTTTGGAAACACGTCTGATCTTCCTGCAAAGCATAATCAAAGAGGCTGCCAG GTTTAAGAAGAGGGTCTTGATTGAGCAGCTGGAGAACTTCTTAGAGGAGATTCACTTAAGAACCAACAGCATGAATCATCTGGACGGTTTCTGA
- the wdfy2 gene encoding WD repeat and FYVE domain-containing protein 2, which yields MAAEIPRPQTRKPVLLSKIEGFQDVVNTAVIIPKEDGVISVSQDRTIRVWLKRDSGQYWPSVYHTMPVACSCMSFNPETRRISVGLENGTVSEFVLSEDYNQMTPARTYQAHQGGVTVVLFVLEMEWVLSTGQDKSFTWHCSESGQQLGTYRTTAWVSGLQFDVETRHAFVGDHSGQVTILKLEQDNCSLVTTFKGHTGNVTALSWDPVQRVLFSGSSDHSIIMWDIGGRKGTAIELQGHNDKVQGLCYAPHTRQLISCGSDGGIVIWNMDVTRQETPEWLDSDSCQKCEQPFFWNFKQMWDSKKIGLRQHHCRKCGQAVCGKCSSKRSTIPLMGFEFEVRVCDSCHDSITDEERAPTATFHDSKHSIIHMQYEPTRGWLLTSGTDKVIKLWDMTPVVS from the exons ATGGCGGCAGAGATTCCCCGTCCGCAGACGCGAAAGCCCGTCCTGTTGAGTAAGATCGAGGGTTTCCAAGATGTTGTGAATACGGCTGTGATCATCCCCAAAGAAGACGGTGTTATCAGCGTATCTCAAGACAG gaCAATCCGTGTGTGGCTGAAGAGAGACAGTGGTCAGTACTGGCCCAGTGTCTATCACACAATGCCTG TGGCTTGTTCATGTATGTCATTTAACCCAGAGACAAGGAGGATCTCTGTAGGGTTGGAAAACGGCACTGTATCG GAGTTTGTCCTATCGGAGGACTACAACCAGATGACTCCTGCACGAACATATCAGG ctcATCAGGGTGGCGTGACTGTGGTGCTGTTTGTCTTAGAGATGGAGTGGGTTCTAAGCACAGGTCAGGACAAGAGCTTTACGTGGCACTGCTCAGAGAGCGGACAGCAGCTGGGCACGTACAGGACCACAGCATGGGTGTCTGGACTACA ATTTGATGTGGAGACCAGACATGCCTTCGTTGGAGATCATTCCGGACAAGTGACAATCCTGAAGCTGGAACAGGACAATTGCAGCCTTGTTACCACCTTTAAAGGCCACACAG GCAATGTTACAGCCCTGTCTTGGGATCCTGTGCAAAGGGTTTTATTCTCTGGAAGTTCTGATCATTCAATCATCATGTGGGACATTGGAGGCCGTAAAGGCACAGCCATTGAACTGCAGGGACACAA TGATAAAGTGCAGGGCTTGTGTTACGCTCCTCACACTCGTCAGCTCATTTCCTGTGGCTCAGATGGCGGAATAGTTATCTGGAACATGGACGTCACACGACAAGAG ACCCCTGAGTGGCTTGACAGCGACTCGTGTCAGAAGTGTGAACAGCCGTTCTTCTGGAATTTTAAACAGATGTGGGACAGTAAGAAAATTGGTCTGCGGCAG CATCACTGTAGGAAGTGTGGCCAGGCCGTTTGTGGAAAGTGCTCCTCTAAACGTTCCACGATTCCTCTCATGGGATTTGAGTTTGAGGTGCGGGTTTGTGACAGTTGTCACGACTCCATTACAGATGAGGA ACGGGCGCCCACTGCAACATTTCATGACAGTAAGCACAGCATCATACATATGCAGTATGAACCAACCAGGGGCTGGCTGCTCACCTCTGGGACAGACAAAGTCATCAAG CTATGGGACATGACTCCTGTGGTATCATGA
- the serpine3 gene encoding probable serpin E3: MHQLSVTSLLVCLWLVERCHGNSSLGNSLNDLHTQFGVSLYQTLTETENNSNLIVSPASVSLCLGLLQLGARGNTLAQLEGTLGYDVNDARVQDILSRPQGDLGNSSEGVRLQLANALFVQSGVKLLPEFIQHALGWGNSSLLSVNFSNPNHTHSRLQQWARYQSKAVDHLQTREEQLQSSEVQEESSGRDSLLHIALLSTVVFHGAWQKQFLFTETQNLPFTLSDGSTVKVPMMYQSTEVSFGHFRLPSEQEYSVLELPYLDRSLRLLVALPGDRKTPLSQLEKQLTARAVGLWDTGLRRTKMDIFMPRFKMQSRFNLKPVLQSLGISDVFSPSAADFRGISDGEGLFVSEAFHEARIEVTEEGTKAASATAMVLLKRSRSAVFKADRPFLFILRQINTGSLLFIGRVLNPAEMF, from the exons ATGCATCAGCTGTCTGTGACTTCCCTGTTGGTCTGTCTGTGGCTGGTGGAGcgctgccatggcaacagtagCTTGGGCAACAGCCTCAATGATCTACACACGCAGTTTGGCGTCAGCCTCTACCAAACACTCACAGAGACAGAGAACAACTCCAATCTGATCGTGTCTCCAGCCAGCGTCTCATTGTGTCTGGGTCTTCTGCAGCTAGGTGCCAGGGGGAACACTTTAGCACAGCTTGAGGGAACTCTGGGATATGATGTCAATG ATGCTCGTGTACAGGACATTTTGTCTCGGCCACAAGGGGATCTGGGCAATTCCAGTGAGGGGGTGCGGCTTCAGCTTGCCAATGCCTTATTTGTCCAGAGTGGTGTGAAACTCCTGCCAGAATTTATCCAGCATGCCTTGGGATGGGGTAACAGTAGTCTACTGAGTGTGAACTTCAGTAATCCCAACCACACTCATAGTCGGCTACAGCAGTGGGCACGTTACCAGAGTAAAG CGGTTGACCATCTCCAGACAAGAGAGGAGCAGCTTCAGTCCAGCGAGGTCCAGGAGGAATCCTCCGGGCGAGACAGTTTGCTGCACATAGCTCTTCTGAGCACGGTGGTGTTCCATGGTGCCTGGCAGAAACAATTTCTCTTCACTGAGACTCAGAACCTGCCCTTCACCCTCTCAGACGGCAGCACAGTCAAAGTGCCGATGATGTACCAGTCAACCGAAGTCAGTTTTG GGCATTTCCGACTGCCTTCAGAGCAGGAATACTCTGTGCTGGAGCTGCCATACCTGGATCGTTCACTCAGGCTACTGGTGGCGTTACCTGGTGACCGGAAAACCCCTCTATCACAGCTGGAAAAGCAGCTCACAGCCCGTGCTGTGGGACTGTGGGATACTGGATTAAGACGCACTAAGATGGATATATTTATGCCTAG GTTTAAGATGCAGAGCAGGTTCAATCTGAAGCCTGTTCTACAATCTCTCGGTATCTCTGATGTCTTCAGTCCCTCAGCTGCTGATTTCAGAGGCATCTCTG ATGGGGAAGGGCTTTTTGTATCAGAGGCTTTCCATGAGGCAAGAATAGAGGTGACAGAGGAAGGGACAAAAGCAGCTTCAGCTACAG CAATGGTGCTATTGAAACGATCCCGTTCAGCAGTGTTTAAAGCAGATCGACCATTTCTATTTATCTTGCGACAAATTAATACAG GTTCGTTGCTGTTTATAGGTCGAGTTCTGAATCCAGCTGAGATGTTTTGA